The following proteins are encoded in a genomic region of Drosophila willistoni isolate 14030-0811.24 chromosome 2L unlocalized genomic scaffold, UCI_dwil_1.1 Seg196, whole genome shotgun sequence:
- the LOC6640419 gene encoding monocarboxylate transporter 12-B, which produces MDGQVNRVPDGGFGWVIVAAVAIINMTNQSILSVFGQLFGGELRRMNEDTFTAALITNLNSLALNFSGLFIGPAIKSFKPRNVAICGCLFVSLGLLICSMATESWHFIVGYSFFVGFGLGLISPSTFMAINSYFSSKRGRAVGVSLAGAGVGQVFMPHVVRYFLDNYDFQIAVLAMAMVSLTGIFGAMFLKPLNPPLQHNNRKHIRLLSEKDVEKCQVTPQAETVHQPSEESFSKKMLSRLVQALDLELLKDFVFWSIIVGMALVYTATINFTMIFPSFLRHSVDLNSQLVATCMSVVAFADIICRLLLPCLTDYLRIPYRVVFLLGTLGLFVARMFLAETKDLRVIIAMSVLTGMMKSATVINNNLTISSHCRSEKLAGGLGLSMMSKGLIVITVGQLLGWIRDYFDSYVICLYAQSVILFLVVIVWSPEIYYRYRRQKRTTTKSIETTIEAGVEEVAKLNA; this is translated from the exons ATGGACGGTCAAGTTAATCGGGTGCCCGATGGTGGGTTTGGGTGGGTGATAGTCGCCGCCGTCGCCATCATAAAT ATGACCAATCAATCCATATTGTCGGTGTTTGGTCAACTTTTTGGTGGTGAACTTCGTCGGATGAATGAGGACACATTCACAGCGGCTTTAATAACCAATCTTAATAGCTTGGCTTTAAACTTTTCGGGTCTGTTTATTGGTCCGGCCATCAAGAGTTTCAAGCCTCGCAATGTGGCAATCTGTGGTTGTCTTTTTGTCTCCTTGGGCCTTCTTATATGCTCCATGGCTACAGAGAGTTGGCATTTCATAGTGGGCTATAGTTTCTTCGTTGGCTTCGGTTTGGGTCTCATTTCACCCTCAACTTTTATGGCCATTAATTCCTACTTTAGCAGTAAACGTGGACGTGCCGTGGGTGTATCATTAGCTGGAGCCGGAGTGGGTCAGGTCTTTATGCCACATGTTGTGCGCTATTTTCTGGATAACTATGATTTCCAAATAGCCGTTTTGGCCATGGCTATGGTTTCATTGACCGGG atcTTTGGTGCCATGTTCTTGAAACCTTTAAATCCTCCGCTTCAGCATAACAACCGTAAGCATATACGCCTGCTGTCCGAGAAAGATGTAGAAAAATGCCAAGTGACTCCACAGGCTGAGACTGTGCATCAACCATCTGAAGAATCGTTTTCCAAGAAAATGCTATCCCGTTTAGTGCAAGCTCTGGACTTGGAATTGCTTAAAGATTTCGTCTTTTGGAGCATCATAGTGGGCATGGCCCTAGTCTATACGGCAACTATAAATTTCACTATGATCTTCCCGAGTTTCCTAAGGCATTCTGTTGATCTGAATAGCCAATTGGTTGCCACCTGCATGTCTGTGGTGGCCTTTGCGGATATCATTTGTCGTCTTCTTTTGCCTTGTTTGACCGATTACCTTAGAATACCCTACCGTGTGGTCTTCCTGTTAGGCACACTGGGCCTATTTGTGGCACGCATGTTCCTAGCGGAGACCAAGGATCTAAGGGTTATTATTGCCATGTCTGTATTAACCGGAATGATGAAATCTGCCACTGTCATCAATAACAATCTAACCATTTCATCGCATTGCCGATCGGAAAAACTGGCTGGAGGTTTGGGTCTCAGTATGATGTCCAAAGGATTGATTGTCATCACAGTTGGCCAGCTATTGGGCTGGATTCGTGACTACTTCGATTCATATGTGATATGTTTGTATGCCCAGAGTGTGATACTATTCCTGGTGGTGATTGTGTGGTCTCCGGAAATTTACTATCGTTATCGCAGGCAAAAGAGAACCACAACCAAATCCATAGAGACTACTATTGAGGCAGGCGTGGAAGAGGTTGCCAAGCTCAATGCTTAA
- the LOC6640418 gene encoding transcription factor grauzone, which produces MNKLCYLCTQQKADDSIGHIDLASDEAKMMRLKEIIEKHFWLRIDNDALDDSFVCGPCWEQLLLFHNFYEKVEQAHKVLQANAPMVKCEQPEREKEKPRESVAEAVKTRRRGRPRKASAIEVKANEEELKAVLEQINLNEIKIEYPEADLTMADVLEDEEDDDDEAADDVDEHDNEEEFEHDDVNNNTESEEEEQEEEEDLKIEQKPKSKKQQVKKVAKKKRGRPRGSVRGRVAKRPMTATGVTIIEKSREFNEYLREHYKVQCSICSKPQEGFSELLVHMRQEHKQRGYAMCCNRKFYKRGVLVDHLQHHQNPELFKCHICNRVMGQRRSLELHMRMHEVKERGRLYQCDVCMKSFYSLKVCDRHKLTHIPKELWNDECPTCGKTFPNRYTMQQHVKLVHLNLYCKMCEICGKSIRGREALARHMEEHAGAPQKVIKCDLCDSILTNKYGLARHIKMMHTEENLQPMQCEYCLKISPSLQSHQHHIKYTHKTARTHQCPMCEKAFKRPNELKEHMTTHTGEVLYTCPHCTQTFNSNANMHAHRKKMHRKEWEENRQQRMAKNRKSDSIIAVSVRKTTEARGQNDEKNDDIDEEMTTNSMEF; this is translated from the exons ATGAACAAATTGTGCTATTTGTGCACACAACAGAAGGCGGATGACAGCATTGGGCACATCGACTTGGCTTCAGATGAGGCCAAAATGATGCGATTGAAAGAAATCATTGAAAAGCATTTTTGGCTTAGG ATTGACAATGATGCTTTGGACGATTCATTTGTGTGTGGCCCATGTTGGGAGCAATTGTTGCTATTTCATAATTTCTATGAAAAAGTGGAGCAAGCCCACAAAGTTCTGCAGGCGAACGCGCCAATGGTAAAATGCGAACAACCCGAGAGGGAGAAGGAGAAACCCAGGGAAAGCGTGGCGGAGGCAGTGAAAACCCGCAGACGTGGACGTCCTCGCAAAGCCTCGGCCATTGAGGTCAAAGCCAATGAAGAGGAGCTTAAGGCTGTGTTGGAGCAGATCAATTTAAATGAGATTAAAATTGAATATCCCGAGGCCGATTTAACCATGGCCGATGTACTAGAAGATGaagaggatgatgatgatgaagcgGCGGATGATGTTGATGAGCACGACAACGAAGAAGAGTTTGAGCACGATGACGTCAACAATAATACAGAGTCCGAGGAGGAAGaacaggaggaggaggaggattTAAAGATAGAGCAAAAGCCAAAATCCAAAAAGCAACAAGTCAAAAAAGTTGCCAAAAAGAAGCGTGGTCGACCCCGTGGCTCAGTGCGTGGACGAGTCGCCAAGAGACCCATGACAGCCACTGGAGTAACCATCATAGAAAAGTCGCGAGAATTTAACGAATATCTACGTGAACATTACAAAGTTCAGTGCAGCATTTGCAGCAAGCCACAAGAAGGATTTTCCGAACTTTTAGTTCATATGCGGCAAGAGCATAAGCAACGCGGTTATGCCATGTGCTGTAATCGAAAGTTCTACAAGCGTGGTGTTCTGGTTGATCATTTGCAGCATCATCAGAATCCTGAACTATTCAAGTGCCACATCTGCAATCGGGTAATGGGTCAAAGACGCAGCCTAGAGTTGCATATGCGTATGCATGAGGTCAAGGAGAGAGGTCGTCTCTATCAATGCGATGTATGCATGAAAAGTTTCTACAGCCTTAAAGTGTGTGATCGCCACAAGCTCACCCACATTCCCAAGGAACTTTGGAACGATGAGTGTCCCACTTGCGGCAAGACCTTTCCCAATCGTTATACCATGCAGCAGCATGTGAAACTTGTCCACTTGAATCTCTATTGCAAAATGTGCGAAATCTGTGGCAAATCTATACGAGGTCGCGAAGCATTAGCCCGTCATATGGAGGAGCATGCCGGTGCTCCGCAAAAGGTGATCAAATGTGACCTCTGTGACTCCATATTGACCAATAAATACGGTTTGGCCCGTCACATTAAAATGATGCACACGGAGGAGAATTTGCAACCCATGCAATGTGAATATTGTTTGAAAATCTCACCTAGCTTACAATCCCATCAGCATCACATTAAGTATACGCATAAGACGGCCAGAACTCATCAGTGTCCCATGTGTGAAAAAGCCTTCAAGAGACCCAACGAACTAAAA GAACACATGACCACCCATACGGGTGAAGTGCTGTACACGTGCCCCCATTGCACCCAGACCTTCAACTCAAATGCAAATATGCATGCCCATCGCAAGAAAATGCATCGTAAGGAATGGGAAGAGAATCGTCAACAACGTATGGCCAAAAATCGAAAGTCCGATTCAATTATTGCCGTCAGTGTGCGCAAGACAACGGAAGCCAGAGGCCAAAATGATGAGAAAAACGATGATATTGACGAAGAGATGACAACCAACAGTATGGAGTTTTGA
- the LOC111519861 gene encoding SET and MYND domain-containing protein 4, giving the protein MDQLAKVFSLQEQLVDFKGPYKNELATIKLLHEPTKKQHFQQLTKQLLAHLEKEEQNQRHDHQSCQEEARLLREEGNRIYKAMSNQNRLLEACRLYTKAIFKAESAYDELCLAFANRGMALQEFGYYQEAYDDCCHALEFGYNQKLQHKIVIRLAYCAAKLKNIEDLERHLECLREKDLNDGYIKQLLELEEILTDLQESKDTANKQTQKEEHLDKQEIIIDSNCDNRYMIAKNNIAAHEVIFQEMASAFVPIEDNIICHQCATSFMCAPIPCPHCHHRVIYCSRACRQSHLYIHQYECAAYRLNLLQMLGVSHLAMRLVLTYLPEILTHFTQDSNTLETWTKLLELNQKGHSKVDPLRPQYATSLGMISHLNKVSPNELMYYALSANLLQVYLEKHTKFFEQFPLNKRQDSKIIVSALILRHAGQLLVNGHVGYALSFSLDLPLLEPSIWQSTWRLKLGCLHKLSQIKLTTAMNLPYLSLCNHACDPSIRTKFDGRQIIVYASKNIKAGDEIFNCYTQDYNNSLRQERTEHLQDVYKFQCRCTKCMKSDYDEAYLNYHQYKCESCGKWFAPTNLNWWLESDLEVAIDCTHCKVQQVFPWYQQFFQLLENIHDKSSRQLLYKSFYQLNNCLLDHNSLKLNMAGELIEACFKAREDGYSLDTEDYLNLEKVIRQQLLAVSVQKGSHSLNYLGKMTYLWDLMALKKCKLDKEELETMLKLLENLAREIRDIFINYYNDFIEQQQQCK; this is encoded by the exons atGGACCAACTAGCTAAAGTATTTTCTCTGCAAGAGCAGCTGGTGGATTTCAAGGGTCCTTATAAGAATGAATTAGCGACCATTAAACTTTTGCATGAACCTACCAAGAAGCAACATTTTCAACAACTAACCAAACAATTGTTGGCTCATCTGGAAAAGGAAGAGCAAAACCAACGACATGACCATCAATCCTGTCAAGAGGAGGCGCGACTCCTTAGAGAGGAGGGTAATCGCATATATAAAGCAATGTCAAATCAGAATCGTTTACTCGAGGCCTGCCGACTTTACACCAAAGCAATTTTTAAAGCCGAAAGTGCTTATGATGAGCTCTGTCTTGCATTTGCCAATAGAGGCATGGCACTCCAGGAATTTGGCTACTACCAAGAGGCCTATGACGATTGTTGCCATGCTTTGGAATTTGGTTATAACCAGAAATTGCAACACAAAATTGTCATAAGACTAGCATATTGTGCagctaaattaaaaaatattgaggATTTGGAACGACATCTCGAATGTCTAAGAGAAAAAGATTTAAATGATGGCTATATAAAGCAATTGCTGGAACTAGAAGAGATTCTTACAGATTTACAGGAATCTAAAGACACTGCAAATAAGCAGACTCAAAAAGAGGAGCATTTGGACAAACAAGAAAT CATTATAGATTCCAATTGTGATAATCGCTATATGATAGCCAAGAACAACATTGCGGCGCATGAAGTTATTTTCCAGGAAATGGCCTCGGCCTTTGTGCCCATCGAGGATAACATCATTTGCCATCAATGTGCCACCAGCTTCATGTGTGCTCCCATACCCTGTCCGCATTGCCATCACAGGGTAATATACTGTTCGCGAGCATGCCGACAAAGTCATCTGTATATACATCAATACGAATGTGCAGCCTACAGGCTTAATCTGCTGCAGATGCTCGGGGTCTCTCATTTGGCCATGCGTTTGGTACTCACTTACCTACCTGAAATATTAACCCACTTTACGCAAGACTCAAACACTTTAGAGACATGGACGAAATTGTTGGAGTTAAATCAGAAAGGCCACAGCAAAGTTGACCCATTAAGACCACAATATGCAACAAGTCTCGGCATGATTAGCCACCTGAATAAAGTTTCACCGAATGAGCTAATGTATTATGCCTTGAGTGCTAACTTACTCCAAGTCTATTTGGAAAAGCATACGAAATTCTTCGAGCAATTTCCTCTCAACAAAAGACAAGATTCCAAAATCATTGTATCTGCTCTTATTTTGCGACATGCTGGTCAACTACTAGTAAATGGACATGTGGGCTATGCTCTCAGCTTTAGCTTGGATTTACCTCTATTAGAGCCAAGCATTTGGCAATCAACCTGGCGACTAAAATTGGGTTGTCTTCACAAATTGAGCCAAATAAAGCTGACAACTGCAATGAATCTGCCATACTTGAGTCTATGTAATCATGCATGTGATCCTTCCATAAGGACCAAATTCGATGGTCGCCAAATAATCGTTTATGCCAGTAAAAATATCAAAGCGGGCGATGAGATCTTCAATTGTTATACCCAGGATTACAACAACAGCTTAAGACAAGAGCGCACAGAGCATTTGCAAgatgtttacaaatttcaatGTCGTTGCACGAAGTGTATGAAATCAGACTACGATGAGGcatat TTGAATTATCATCAATATAAGTGCGAAAGTTGTGGCAAATGGTTTGCTCCTACAAATTTGAATTGGTGGCTGGAATCCGACTTGGAAGTGGCCATAGATTGTACGCATTGTAAGGTCCAACAGGTCTTTCCTTGGTATCAACAATTTTTCCAGCTTTTAGAGAACATCCATGACAAATCGTCGAGACAATTGCTTTACAAATCGTTTTACCAACTTAATAATTGTTTATTGGATCACAATAGCCTCAAACTGAATATGGCTGGAGAGCTTATTGAGGCCTGCTTTAAGGCCCGCGAAg ATGGCTACTCTTTGGACACTGAGGATTATCTAAATTTGGAGAAAGTTATAAGACAACAATTACTTGCCGTTTCAGTCCAGAAAGGCAGTCATTCATTAAACTATTTAGGCAAAATGACTTACCTATGGGATTTAATGGCcttgaaaaaatgtaaattagaTAAAGAAGAGTTGGAAACTATGTTAAAACTTTTAGAAAATTTAGCCCGAGAGATACGTGATATTTTCATAAATTACTACAACGATTTTAttgagcaacaacaacaatgtaaATAA